From Nostoc flagelliforme CCNUN1, a single genomic window includes:
- a CDS encoding plasmid partition protein ParG: protein MMQISITDDLKKRFHAACALRGLKMSHVVVEMIEQWLKANEVQSSSQVSSVKH, encoded by the coding sequence ATGATGCAGATTAGTATCACAGACGACCTGAAGAAACGCTTTCATGCTGCTTGCGCTTTACGTGGGTTAAAGATGAGTCATGTTGTAGTGGAGATGATTGAGCAGTGGCTGAAAGCTAATGAGGTGCAATCATCTTCTCAAGTTTCAAGTGTAAAGCATTAA
- a CDS encoding transposase codes for MSRPKRNLQSGFCYHITTRCNNREFRLTRLECREVFLYAIKKAQSKYGFKLYALCIMSNHVHYLLEPQQPEDLPKIMHWLNWYTAMCFNRMLNRTGHFWEKRYHSTGFANTDYQRALNTLRYIHANPKAAGMQQGYFYDFSNYGTHDRLSNDGITQWHPAFLRLGRTLEECAAKYRRFCQKYRPQAKPEKRNHWGSNFLPSVVKGGKGKKPSPGQMSLPWDKQRVTESTEVHEVAAKFIQANCYQPPVPGIGFMKC; via the coding sequence ATGTCTCGTCCAAAACGTAACTTGCAATCTGGATTTTGCTACCACATTACAACCCGTTGCAACAATCGGGAGTTTCGCCTAACACGGCTGGAATGTCGTGAAGTCTTCCTTTATGCCATCAAGAAAGCACAGTCAAAGTATGGATTTAAGCTCTATGCCCTGTGTATCATGAGCAATCACGTTCACTACCTACTTGAACCCCAACAGCCTGAAGACCTTCCCAAAATTATGCACTGGCTCAACTGGTATACGGCTATGTGCTTCAACCGAATGTTGAACCGCACAGGTCATTTTTGGGAAAAGCGATATCACAGCACAGGTTTTGCTAATACAGATTACCAACGGGCATTGAATACGTTGCGATACATTCACGCTAACCCCAAAGCGGCCGGGATGCAGCAGGGTTATTTCTACGACTTTAGCAATTATGGCACTCATGACCGTCTGAGCAATGATGGCATTACTCAATGGCATCCGGCATTTTTACGGCTGGGTCGAACTTTGGAAGAGTGTGCGGCTAAATATCGCAGGTTTTGCCAAAAATATCGACCACAAGCAAAACCAGAGAAACGGAACCACTGGGGGAGCAACTTTTTGCCATCAGTAGTGAAGGGTGGGAAAGGGAAAAAGCCATCACCAGGGCAGATGAGTTTACCTTGGGACAAACAACGAGTAACCGAGAGTACGGAGGTACATGAGGTAGCAGCAAAATTTATTCAGGCAAATTGCTATCAGCCGCCAGTGCCAGGTATCGGATTTATGAAATGCTGA
- a CDS encoding CHAT domain-containing protein, which translates to MKILHLDLKLVGDRYAELRLFWDNPNNCQSRQLSLTEITKLIQKVETDYYTRLPEDYAKTGQALYNWLDGSDRIFQSAIDQHKREVIVLAIAATEKLAHLPWEILHDSTDFLVNRRPFPIIPIRWVKDDDSKQLTPEDQPANRALNVLFMATSPLEIEPELDFEAEEAQVLSATKRQPLSLIVEESGCLKELGYLVDNNEKNYFDVIHLTGHATFRDKKPCFITETELGEAEYSSAEDIATELQFQLPKLIFLSGCNTGYSSDAGAVPSMAEALLKQGATAVIGWGQRVLDTDAIATAAVLYQELSAGKTLTEAIAIAYQVLLKNQARDWHLLRLYVAETLPGALVKRGRKPVPRASVAQEFLDPEKKLRVATRETFVGRRRQLQNCLRTLKTSSTEVGVLIHGMGGLGKSTIAARLCDRLSEDQPIIWWRQIDESSLVSKLADKLRNPSADDLVKDGLCTQLKNYLQQKQWREADEETAWIFYQVMVKENYKDWEELLRNFPCETLKEINQLWLQNSNDKFGISIQAGIYQSLGGTDSYNEDVWKKFTEQVGWNQSYNAILERVVNETVTVEGSITGTMLASRAPSPSLPVLIYTKSGVVDGAVINFESMGEYYSYCGSTTARRRVISLLSRGDL; encoded by the coding sequence ATGAAAATTCTCCACCTTGACCTGAAACTCGTGGGCGATCGCTACGCAGAGTTGCGTTTATTCTGGGATAATCCCAACAATTGCCAGTCTCGTCAGCTATCCCTGACAGAAATCACTAAGTTGATTCAAAAGGTAGAAACAGATTACTATACCAGACTGCCCGAAGACTATGCTAAGACTGGGCAGGCACTTTATAACTGGTTAGACGGAAGCGATCGCATTTTTCAAAGTGCAATTGACCAGCATAAGCGTGAGGTTATCGTTCTTGCCATTGCTGCAACCGAAAAACTCGCCCATTTACCGTGGGAAATACTGCATGATAGTACAGATTTTTTGGTGAATCGGCGACCTTTTCCTATTATTCCCATCCGGTGGGTAAAGGATGATGATTCTAAACAACTGACACCGGAAGATCAGCCAGCAAATCGGGCATTAAATGTTCTGTTTATGGCAACTTCCCCATTGGAAATCGAACCGGAACTGGATTTTGAGGCTGAAGAAGCCCAAGTTTTATCTGCAACGAAGCGTCAGCCCTTATCGTTGATAGTGGAAGAAAGTGGTTGCCTAAAAGAGTTGGGTTATTTGGTGGATAATAACGAGAAGAATTACTTTGATGTTATCCACCTGACAGGTCATGCTACGTTTCGGGATAAAAAACCATGTTTTATAACTGAGACGGAATTGGGAGAAGCAGAATATAGCAGTGCAGAAGACATTGCCACAGAACTGCAATTCCAACTGCCCAAGCTCATTTTCCTTTCTGGTTGTAATACTGGATACTCAAGTGACGCTGGTGCAGTACCATCAATGGCAGAGGCATTACTAAAGCAAGGTGCAACTGCTGTTATCGGTTGGGGTCAGCGAGTGCTGGATACTGATGCCATCGCTACTGCTGCTGTCTTGTACCAGGAATTGTCAGCCGGAAAGACGCTTACAGAAGCAATTGCGATCGCTTATCAAGTACTGCTAAAAAATCAAGCACGAGATTGGCATTTGTTGCGCTTGTATGTCGCAGAAACTCTACCGGGTGCGTTGGTCAAGCGCGGACGTAAACCCGTACCTCGTGCTTCTGTTGCTCAAGAGTTTTTAGACCCAGAGAAGAAACTTAGAGTTGCCACCCGTGAAACTTTTGTTGGTCGTCGTCGTCAGTTACAAAACTGCCTGCGTACACTTAAAACCTCCAGTACAGAGGTTGGAGTTTTAATTCATGGCATGGGAGGATTAGGAAAAAGTACAATTGCTGCGCGATTGTGCGATCGTTTATCTGAAGATCAACCAATCATTTGGTGGCGACAGATTGATGAATCGAGTTTGGTGAGTAAGTTAGCAGATAAACTGAGGAATCCAAGTGCTGATGACTTGGTAAAAGATGGACTATGCACACAATTGAAAAACTATCTTCAGCAGAAACAATGGAGAGAGGCAGATGAAGAAACTGCTTGGATTTTTTACCAAGTCATGGTTAAAGAAAACTATAAAGATTGGGAGGAACTGCTTAGGAATTTCCCCTGTGAAACTCTCAAGGAAATTAACCAACTCTGGCTCCAAAATAGTAACGATAAATTTGGCATCAGCATCCAAGCAGGGATTTACCAGAGTCTCGGCGGGACGGACAGCTATAACGAGGATGTTTGGAAAAAGTTTACTGAACAAGTAGGCTGGAATCAAAGCTATAATGCAATACTAGAACGAGTCGTGAATGAGACAGTAACAGTAGAGGGAAGCATCACAGGAACAATGTTAGCATCTAGAGCGCCGTCGCCGTCGTTACCAGTATTGATTTATACAAAATCTGGTGTGGTTGATGGAGCTGTGATCAATTTCGAGTCTATGGGTGAGTACTACTCATATTGTGGCTCTACAACGGCGCGAAGGCGGGTAATCTCTCTTCTATCGCGCGGAGACTTGTAA